The stretch of DNA TTTACCCCCACCTTCCCCCACTCCCATAGGCACAACAATAGACAAGAGCCTGGTTAAAGCTCAGGTCATGCGAGTGATTGATGGCGATACGATTGAGTTGAATACTGGAGAAAAAGTCCGTTATATCGGCATCGATGCCCCAGAGGTAAACAGTCGCGATACAAAGATTAGTTGCTATGCCAATGAAGCTACGGCAAGAAATCGGAGTTTAGTAGAAAACAAAGAAATCACTATGCAAAAAGATGTGAGCGAAACTGATCGATATGGCCGGCTATTGCGGTATGTATATGTTGATAATCTTTTCGTAAACCATGCCTTGGTAGCTGACGGTTTTGCCCGAGCAAAGGATTACCCTCCCGATAGTAAATATAAGAGTTTGCTGGCTAATACGGAAACGGAAGCAAAAGTCATTAAGCAAGGCTTATGGGGAAAATGCCAGTAATGTTATTGATTTCTTTGGAAATAATGCTCTGCTTCAAGTCTCGCCCCATCATATTCAAAAAGATATTTAGCTTCAGTGGCCTGAATTTGTTGAAGTGTTTTTTGGACCACATTTTTGCCAGCCCCAGTGCTCATTGCTGCCGGGCACGTTAAGCGGTCTTGAGTAAAGGCCTCGGCAATCGGAACTTTTATTATTTTTTGGATCACTTCATAAATCCATTCACGAATAGCAACTGTATCAACTAGATGTTCTCGATTAATAACCTCAGGATTGATACTCAGCGCCAACTCTGGCTTTTCACCTGACAAAATCAAAACCGATGGCCCTGACTTTGTTAGATAGCGATTTCCCAGTGTGTCGAGAAATAATTCAATATGATTATGTGTTTTGGACTGTCGACCAACAAAATGCCTAGCCTCTCTACCAAGCCGGGTATGGGAAATCACATCAATCGGACCAGAAAAGCGCGTATGATAAAAATCTAAAATAAGGCCAAGGAGATCACGGATTACTCCCAAACCATGGGTGAAAGCTAAGTGTTGTACCGTGCTATCAGCAATATGTGGTTGTACTTTTTTTCTTCTTTCCAGAAGAGTAACGAAACGGTGATACCAATGATCTTCTTCAGACCAGACAGCACGAGACTTGCTCATGTTGATTTCTCGTTCAGATACATAGGAAT from Candidatus Abawacabacteria bacterium encodes:
- a CDS encoding thermonuclease family protein; translation: MKLSKSQLQKVISLLVLLAFLLVSLLAPPDLPPPSPTPIGTTIDKSLVKAQVMRVIDGDTIELNTGEKVRYIGIDAPEVNSRDTKISCYANEATARNRSLVENKEITMQKDVSETDRYGRLLRYVYVDNLFVNHALVADGFARAKDYPPDSKYKSLLANTETEAKVIKQGLWGKCQ